A segment of the Flavobacterium azooxidireducens genome:
TAAACCCAAACCGGTTGCTACGGAAACAATCATCATGATGATTCCGATTGCAATGGCGGTGATTGCAATTTTTATTATTGGTTTGGATATACTACTTTTATGGTGTTTTGCGGTAGTTAATCTTTTTGCTATGAAATATTCTAAATTCAATGTTTATAATTTGAAGTTACGACAAAGATACACAAAGTTTTTTGCCACAGATTGCACAGATTTTTACAGATTAAAAAAATAATTATGAAATACAAAATAAGTACATATTTGATTCTGATAGGATGTTTAATTGTTACCGTTTCTTGTAGTAGCAAAACAAAAATGAATACAACTGAAGAAAGCAGTACGATTTCAGACACTACTACATTAAAACTTTCAATTAAGACCGGAGCAGAAAACTTTTCTGGTTATTTACCTTTATTGAAAGACAAAAAGGTTGGAATAGTAACTAACCAGACTGGTATTATATCTAAACTTAAAATTAATGCGACAGCAGTTCCTCAAAATACAACCTCTGAATTGACAAAAGTAAGTTTAGTAGATTTTTTGCTAGAACAAAATATTACACTCCAAAAAATTTATGCTCCCGAACACGGTTTTAGAGGAACTGCTGATGCGGGAGAATTAATTAAAGACGGAAAAGACACTAAAACCGGATTGCCGATTATTTCGCTTTATGGCGACAATAAAAAACCAAAACCGGAGCAATTAAAAGGAATTGATGTGATGGTTTTTGATTTGCAGGACGTTGGTGCGAGATTTTATACCTATATATCTTCTTTGCATTATGTGATGGAAGCTTGTGCGGAAAACAACATTCCGCTAATCGTGTTAGACCGACCAAATCCGAATGGAGGTATTGTTGATGGCCCAATTTTAGAAAAAGAATTTACAAGCTTTGTTGGAATGCATCCAATTCCGGTTTTACATGGCATGACAATTGGTGAATATGCCAAAATGATTAATGGCGAAAAATGGTTGA
Coding sequences within it:
- a CDS encoding exo-beta-N-acetylmuramidase NamZ family protein; translated protein: MKYKISTYLILIGCLIVTVSCSSKTKMNTTEESSTISDTTTLKLSIKTGAENFSGYLPLLKDKKVGIVTNQTGIISKLKINATAVPQNTTSELTKVSLVDFLLEQNITLQKIYAPEHGFRGTADAGELIKDGKDTKTGLPIISLYGDNKKPKPEQLKGIDVMVFDLQDVGARFYTYISSLHYVMEACAENNIPLIVLDRPNPNGGIVDGPILEKEFTSFVGMHPIPVLHGMTIGEYAKMINGEKWLKDGIQCNLTVIPCLNYTHEMTYGLPVKPSPNLPNDQSINLYASLCFFEGTNVSVGRGTEKQFQIYGSPFLAKTDFSFTPKPNLGAKDPMHNGKLCYGENLSTVQKVNRLELKWLIKAYNSTADKKTFFNSFFVKLAGTKKLQEQIEEGVSEIEIRKSWEKGLEEFMKVRGKYLIY